In Methylococcus geothermalis, one genomic interval encodes:
- a CDS encoding spermine/spermidine synthase domain-containing protein — protein sequence MPLPKNDPTPQKFGGSLVHFARDGYGSIEVVDAFGVRTLHFGTPARQSAMCLQEPDRVELPYVRALLSALLFQPEPAAILLLGLGGGSLAKALFQHLPASRIDVVEQREMVVQAAHRFFGLPEDPRLSVTVGDAAEFVKEARTERPCSYDLILVDLFDAQGMAPLVGDEPLYLDCAGALRREGVFGINLWGTQAMACKRVLGMMATAFDGPSFRLAVPGRGNLIGFALGSEPEPATARAMAQRARRLEAGLGIEFSRFLRALQQSNRALFG from the coding sequence ATGCCTTTGCCGAAAAATGATCCGACACCGCAGAAGTTCGGCGGGTCCCTCGTCCACTTCGCCCGCGATGGATACGGTTCCATCGAAGTGGTTGACGCCTTCGGCGTGAGGACCCTGCATTTCGGGACGCCGGCTCGCCAGAGCGCCATGTGCCTTCAGGAGCCGGACAGGGTGGAGCTGCCGTATGTCCGCGCCCTGCTGAGCGCGCTGCTGTTCCAGCCGGAGCCCGCCGCCATTCTGCTGCTCGGACTCGGCGGCGGCTCTTTGGCGAAGGCCTTGTTCCAGCACTTGCCGGCGAGCCGCATCGACGTGGTGGAGCAGCGCGAGATGGTCGTCCAGGCCGCTCACCGTTTCTTCGGTCTGCCGGAGGATCCGCGCTTGTCGGTCACGGTCGGGGATGCCGCCGAGTTCGTGAAAGAGGCGAGGACGGAACGGCCCTGCTCCTACGATCTCATTCTTGTGGATCTGTTCGATGCACAAGGCATGGCGCCCCTGGTGGGAGACGAGCCGCTCTATCTGGACTGCGCCGGCGCGCTGCGGAGGGAAGGCGTGTTCGGCATCAATCTCTGGGGCACACAAGCCATGGCCTGCAAGCGGGTGCTGGGGATGATGGCGACAGCCTTCGACGGGCCCTCCTTCCGATTGGCGGTTCCGGGCCGGGGCAACCTGATCGGGTTTGCGCTTGGGTCCGAACCGGAACCGGCGACTGCCAGGGCGATGGCGCAGCGGGCCCGGCGGCTCGAAGCCGGCCTGGGCATCGAATTCAGTCGTTTCCTACGCGCCCTGCAGCAGTCGAACCGCGCCCTCTTCGGCTGA
- a CDS encoding alpha/beta hydrolase translates to MHRRFRFRSSHALVCLALLAMQTACAPLINRPGPEATVPRLHTAHFVAADGAVLPVRHWLPRAARPKAVIVALHGFNDYSHAFEPLGSYLEIRGIGCYAYDQRGFGLAPGRGLWAGVEAYARDLEAIVGQVRARHPGVPVYVLGESMGGAVAIVAMTSALPPRADGLILSAPAVWSRETMPWYQRSLLALSSHTVPWLRLTGEGLGVMASDNIEMLRGLGRDPNVIKATRVDAIHGLADLMDAAQERVAALRTPTLVLYGERDEIIPRPPVMALLGKLPPGTRFAYYRQGYHLLLRDLQADKPWRDIAAWVTAPSEPLPSGAERQAAEGFPAPDDT, encoded by the coding sequence ATGCACCGCCGTTTCCGCTTCAGGTCCAGTCATGCCCTGGTTTGCCTGGCACTCCTCGCGATGCAGACAGCCTGCGCCCCGCTGATCAATCGCCCCGGCCCGGAAGCGACGGTGCCGCGGCTGCACACCGCGCATTTCGTCGCCGCCGACGGAGCGGTGTTGCCGGTCCGGCACTGGCTGCCACGCGCTGCGCGCCCCAAGGCCGTGATCGTCGCCCTGCATGGCTTCAACGACTACAGCCACGCGTTCGAACCTTTGGGAAGCTACCTGGAGATCCGCGGCATCGGCTGCTATGCCTACGACCAGCGCGGCTTCGGCCTGGCGCCGGGGCGCGGGCTCTGGGCCGGTGTCGAGGCCTACGCCCGCGATCTCGAGGCCATCGTCGGACAGGTCCGGGCACGGCATCCCGGCGTACCCGTCTACGTGCTCGGAGAAAGCATGGGCGGCGCCGTGGCCATCGTCGCCATGACTTCCGCCCTGCCTCCGCGGGCCGACGGCCTCATCCTGTCGGCGCCGGCAGTGTGGTCGCGGGAGACCATGCCCTGGTACCAGCGCTCCCTGCTGGCCTTGAGTTCGCATACCGTGCCCTGGCTCCGTCTCACCGGCGAAGGACTGGGGGTGATGGCGTCGGACAATATCGAGATGCTCCGCGGCCTGGGGCGCGACCCCAATGTCATCAAGGCCACCCGGGTCGACGCGATCCACGGCCTGGCGGACCTGATGGACGCCGCCCAGGAGCGGGTCGCGGCGCTGCGGACGCCGACCCTGGTCCTCTACGGCGAACGCGACGAAATCATTCCGCGGCCACCGGTCATGGCCCTGCTGGGCAAGCTCCCGCCTGGCACCCGCTTCGCCTATTACCGGCAGGGCTATCATCTGCTGCTGCGAGACCTGCAGGCCGACAAACCCTGGCGCGACATCGCGGCCTGGGTGACGGCGCCATCGGAACCGCTACCGTCCGGCGCCGAAAGGCAGGCAGCCGAAGGCTTCCCCGCGCCGGACGACACCTGA
- a CDS encoding Tex family protein, which yields MDVIVRIAEELGVQARQVRAAASLLDEGATVPFIARYRKEATGGLDDTQLRTLEVRLIYLRELNDRREAVLASIAEQGKLTPALERAIREADTKTLLEDLYLPYKPKRRTKAQIAREAGLEPLADALLADPGLDPIAMAAGYVDAGKGVADAVAALDGARQILMERFAEDAALAGELREKVWNEGILVSSLASGKEQEGAKFKDYFEYEEALARIPSHRALALLRGRNEDVLLLDLRVAKDEEAGRRFAEHRIAGTFGIADRGRPADSWLLETVRLAWKVKLLTRIELDLMQRLREAAEAEAIRVFASNLKDLLLAAPAGQRATMGLDPGLRTGVKVAVVDGTGKLVATDTIYPHVPRNQWDQSIATLAALIARHGVNLVSIGNGTASRETDRLVAELMQRHPALPITRIVVSEAGASVYSASELAARELPDLDVSLRGAVSIARRLQDPLAELVKIDPKSIGVGQYQHDVNPTQLGRSLDAVVEDCVNAVGVDVNTASVSLLRYVSGLSQSLGQNIVEYRNQHGPFTNREQLKKVSRLGPKAFEQAAGFLRIANGENPLDTSAVHPEAYPVVEKIIQRTGKDIRELIGNAAFLRSVNAEQFTDERFGLPTVTDIFRELEKPGRDPRPAFTMARFKEGVTELKDLEPGMRLEGVVTNVTNFGAFVDIGVHQDGLVHISHLADKFVRDPREVVKTGDVVKVKVVEVDIPRKRIALSMRSDAAPAVKGDASQPRREAGEPAGRSRKPAPQAAPQGAMAEALAQALKRGP from the coding sequence ATGGATGTGATCGTTCGCATCGCGGAGGAACTCGGCGTCCAGGCGCGCCAGGTGCGGGCGGCGGCGTCGCTGCTGGACGAAGGCGCCACCGTGCCTTTCATTGCGCGCTACCGAAAAGAGGCGACCGGCGGGCTGGATGACACCCAACTGCGCACGCTGGAGGTCCGGCTGATCTACCTACGGGAGCTGAACGACCGGCGCGAGGCCGTCCTGGCCAGCATCGCCGAGCAGGGCAAGCTGACGCCGGCGTTGGAACGGGCCATCCGCGAGGCCGACACCAAGACCTTGCTGGAAGACCTTTATCTGCCCTACAAACCGAAGCGGCGCACCAAGGCCCAGATCGCCCGCGAAGCCGGCCTGGAACCCCTGGCCGATGCGCTGCTGGCCGATCCCGGGCTCGATCCGATCGCCATGGCGGCCGGCTACGTCGACGCCGGCAAGGGCGTGGCCGATGCCGTGGCGGCGCTGGATGGCGCCCGCCAGATCCTGATGGAGCGCTTCGCCGAGGATGCGGCCCTGGCCGGCGAGCTGCGCGAGAAGGTCTGGAACGAGGGAATCCTGGTTTCATCCCTGGCTTCGGGAAAGGAGCAGGAAGGCGCGAAGTTCAAGGACTATTTCGAATACGAGGAGGCGCTTGCCAGGATTCCCTCGCACCGGGCACTGGCCCTGCTGCGGGGACGCAACGAAGACGTCCTGCTGCTGGATTTGCGGGTGGCCAAGGACGAGGAAGCCGGTCGCCGTTTCGCCGAGCATCGCATCGCCGGCACCTTCGGCATCGCCGACCGCGGCCGTCCGGCCGACTCCTGGTTGTTGGAAACCGTGCGGTTGGCTTGGAAGGTGAAGCTCCTGACCCGTATCGAACTCGATCTGATGCAGCGCCTGCGCGAGGCGGCGGAGGCCGAGGCCATCCGAGTCTTTGCCAGCAATTTGAAGGACCTGCTGCTGGCCGCGCCGGCGGGCCAGCGCGCCACGATGGGGTTGGATCCGGGGCTGCGCACCGGGGTCAAGGTCGCCGTCGTCGACGGTACCGGCAAACTGGTGGCGACCGATACGATTTATCCGCACGTGCCCAGAAACCAGTGGGACCAGTCCATCGCCACGCTGGCGGCGCTGATCGCCCGTCACGGCGTTAATCTGGTGAGCATCGGCAACGGTACCGCCTCACGCGAGACCGACCGGTTGGTGGCGGAGCTGATGCAGCGGCATCCGGCATTGCCGATCACCCGGATCGTGGTGTCGGAGGCGGGGGCTTCGGTGTATTCGGCTTCGGAACTGGCGGCGCGCGAGCTTCCCGATCTCGACGTATCCCTGCGCGGCGCGGTCTCGATCGCCCGCCGTCTGCAGGATCCGCTGGCGGAGCTGGTCAAGATCGATCCCAAGTCGATCGGCGTCGGCCAATACCAGCACGACGTCAACCCGACCCAGCTCGGCCGCAGCCTCGACGCAGTGGTCGAGGACTGCGTGAACGCCGTGGGCGTGGACGTCAACACCGCATCGGTGTCGCTGCTGCGCTATGTCTCCGGCCTGTCGCAGAGCCTGGGGCAGAACATCGTGGAATACCGCAACCAGCACGGCCCCTTCACCAACCGCGAGCAGCTGAAGAAGGTCTCGCGGCTCGGCCCCAAGGCTTTCGAGCAGGCCGCCGGCTTCCTGCGCATCGCCAACGGCGAAAATCCGCTGGATACCTCGGCCGTACACCCGGAGGCCTATCCCGTGGTAGAGAAGATCATCCAGCGTACCGGCAAGGACATCCGCGAGCTGATCGGCAACGCGGCCTTCCTGCGCAGTGTGAACGCCGAGCAGTTCACGGACGAGCGTTTCGGCTTGCCGACCGTCACCGACATCTTCCGCGAACTGGAAAAGCCCGGCCGCGATCCCCGCCCGGCGTTCACGATGGCCCGTTTCAAGGAAGGCGTCACCGAGCTCAAGGACCTCGAGCCCGGCATGAGGCTGGAAGGCGTGGTGACCAACGTCACCAATTTCGGCGCTTTCGTCGACATCGGCGTGCATCAGGACGGCCTGGTCCACATCTCCCATCTGGCGGACAAGTTCGTGCGCGATCCGCGCGAAGTGGTCAAGACCGGGGACGTGGTCAAGGTGAAGGTGGTGGAGGTGGACATTCCGCGCAAGCGGATCGCCCTGTCCATGCGCAGTGACGCGGCGCCGGCCGTCAAGGGCGACGCGTCCCAGCCGCGCCGGGAAGCAGGTGAGCCGGCCGGAAGGTCGCGCAAGCCCGCGCCGCAGGCGGCCCCGCAAGGCGCCATGGCCGAGGCGTTGGCGCAGGCTTTGAAGCGGGGGCCTTGA
- a CDS encoding HPF/RaiA family ribosome-associated protein: MQVPLEITFRGIPHSDAVEAKIREKAGKLEQFCDHIISCRVAVEADHHHQHQGNLYHVRIDLAVPNKHLVVSREHHDKQAHEDLYVALRDAFDALKRQLEEYVRIQRGEVKNHQAPQAI, translated from the coding sequence ATGCAAGTACCTCTGGAGATTACGTTTCGTGGCATTCCACACTCCGACGCGGTGGAAGCCAAGATTCGCGAAAAAGCCGGCAAGCTGGAGCAGTTCTGCGACCACATCATCAGTTGCCGGGTGGCCGTGGAAGCCGATCACCACCACCAGCACCAAGGCAATCTCTACCATGTGCGCATCGACCTTGCGGTTCCGAACAAGCATCTCGTGGTGAGCCGGGAACATCACGACAAGCAGGCGCACGAAGACCTCTACGTCGCATTGCGCGACGCCTTCGATGCGCTCAAGCGCCAGCTCGAAGAATACGTCCGCATCCAGCGCGGCGAAGTGAAAAACCATCAGGCGCCGCAGGCGATCTGA
- a CDS encoding Glu/Leu/Phe/Val family dehydrogenase → MRDILDPADAFGPARIIHVWEPSLALKATVIIDNNALGPAIGGLRIAPAATTGECCRLARTMTLKSAAADLPHGGGVAVLHTSPEDLQTARRQHLVRALAAALRNEDQFIFAPDLGSDETTMAWIRDEHARAVGLPRELGGIALSRIGAAGWGLFHATEVALLYCDFKLEDARVVIQGFGAVGQNAARYLAENGALVVGVSDRGGTLYHPRGLDIGDLIELKKNGGSVADSTEGERLERDAAVDLACDIWIPAAGADALTQDNVARLKARLVVEGADASLSPSAERYLHEKGVICIPDFIANAGGLIGAALEYRGANKAQVLSAIKEKIRRNTEKILEAVETDGSLPRQAAAQLAEKPIAKAMGYRRWSGLSGDPASA, encoded by the coding sequence ATGAGGGACATCCTCGACCCTGCCGACGCGTTCGGCCCCGCCCGCATCATCCATGTCTGGGAGCCTTCGCTCGCACTGAAGGCCACCGTCATCATCGACAACAACGCCTTGGGCCCGGCGATCGGGGGGTTGCGGATCGCGCCCGCGGCGACCACCGGCGAGTGTTGCAGGCTCGCCCGCACCATGACCCTCAAGAGTGCGGCCGCCGACCTTCCCCATGGCGGCGGCGTCGCTGTGCTCCACACATCGCCGGAAGACCTCCAGACCGCCCGCAGACAGCATCTTGTCCGGGCGCTCGCGGCCGCGCTGCGCAACGAAGACCAGTTCATCTTCGCGCCGGATCTGGGATCGGATGAAACCACCATGGCCTGGATCCGGGATGAACACGCCCGAGCGGTCGGTTTGCCGCGCGAACTGGGCGGCATCGCTTTGAGCCGTATCGGCGCGGCCGGCTGGGGACTCTTCCATGCCACCGAGGTCGCGCTGCTGTATTGCGACTTCAAGCTCGAAGACGCAAGGGTGGTCATCCAGGGATTCGGCGCGGTTGGCCAGAACGCCGCGCGCTACCTCGCCGAAAACGGCGCCCTCGTGGTGGGCGTCTCCGACAGGGGCGGGACGCTCTACCACCCGAGAGGACTCGATATCGGGGACCTGATCGAACTCAAGAAAAACGGCGGCAGCGTGGCCGACTCGACCGAAGGCGAGCGCCTGGAGCGGGACGCGGCGGTCGATCTGGCCTGTGACATCTGGATACCGGCTGCCGGAGCCGACGCCCTCACCCAGGATAACGTCGCCCGGCTCAAGGCTCGCCTGGTGGTCGAAGGTGCCGACGCTTCTCTTTCGCCGTCGGCGGAACGCTATCTGCACGAAAAAGGGGTCATCTGCATCCCCGACTTCATCGCCAACGCCGGCGGGCTGATCGGAGCGGCATTGGAATACCGGGGCGCCAACAAAGCCCAGGTCCTCAGCGCCATCAAGGAAAAAATCCGGCGCAACACGGAAAAGATATTGGAAGCCGTCGAAACCGACGGCAGCCTGCCGCGCCAGGCGGCGGCCCAGCTTGCGGAAAAGCCGATTGCGAAGGCCATGGGATACCGTCGTTGGAGCGGGCTTTCCGGCGATCCGGCGTCGGCCTGA
- a CDS encoding DNA/RNA non-specific endonuclease — protein MPPFLPFPKRHAKTETRRRRAASRPDRFLAARLRAPALGLALVVALAEYAHEVLYARPRMAYLGVPRAIDRQQPYTWTHVLRNHGFMLGYSELRGNPLWVTFALRPVVHAGAGHHRPARFSVDWRNLTRIAPEDYTGSGYDRGHMAPNHAMDLLFGRPGQLDSFLMTNVTPQKPELNRKLWERLEEVELDHFTRRFDRVWVITGPVFDARTERLKSAFRIEIPDAFFRIYAAPGTADEPYLLAFVVPQEAAGNEPLDRFLTSVDAVEALSGLDFFHELEDAAEERLEAEIAPEPWGIREAARRPGRFSAEHRRRAPASPSPEP, from the coding sequence TTGCCGCCGTTCCTTCCTTTCCCCAAACGCCACGCCAAAACAGAGACACGCCGGCGCCGGGCCGCATCCCGCCCGGACCGTTTCCTCGCCGCGCGTCTTCGCGCCCCGGCACTGGGTCTGGCTCTGGTCGTTGCGCTGGCCGAATACGCCCATGAGGTCTTGTATGCGAGGCCCCGCATGGCCTATCTGGGCGTCCCCCGCGCGATCGACCGGCAACAGCCGTACACCTGGACTCATGTGCTCCGCAACCACGGTTTCATGCTCGGGTACTCGGAACTGCGCGGCAATCCGCTGTGGGTTACCTTCGCTCTGCGGCCGGTCGTGCACGCCGGGGCCGGCCACCACCGCCCCGCCCGTTTCAGCGTGGACTGGCGCAACCTGACAAGGATAGCCCCCGAGGACTACACCGGCAGCGGCTATGACCGCGGACATATGGCGCCCAACCACGCCATGGATCTCCTGTTCGGCCGCCCGGGACAGCTCGATAGTTTCTTGATGACCAACGTCACTCCGCAGAAACCGGAACTGAACCGGAAGCTGTGGGAGCGCCTCGAAGAGGTCGAACTCGACCATTTCACCCGCCGGTTCGACCGCGTCTGGGTCATCACCGGCCCTGTGTTCGACGCCCGGACCGAGCGGCTGAAATCGGCCTTCCGGATCGAAATCCCCGATGCCTTCTTCCGCATCTATGCCGCTCCCGGCACGGCGGACGAGCCGTACCTGCTGGCCTTCGTGGTTCCACAGGAAGCCGCCGGCAACGAGCCGCTGGACCGTTTCCTGACCAGCGTCGACGCCGTAGAAGCGCTCTCCGGCCTGGACTTTTTCCACGAACTCGAGGATGCCGCGGAAGAACGTCTGGAAGCGGAAATAGCGCCGGAACCCTGGGGCATCCGGGAAGCCGCCCGGCGGCCAGGACGATTTTCCGCAGAGCACCGCCGGCGAGCGCCGGCCTCACCCTCCCCCGAACCATGA
- a CDS encoding PepSY-associated TM helix domain-containing protein: MTIDRRRRRQHWLRIHSTLALSLGLLFVLIGFTGSLNVVGPELDRWLNPELSVTARPGAERSPDTLMAAVKAAHPRRFGAWRLQFPESPDRPAIAWYDKPVETSEESYAPLMVALDPYTGKILANRFWGHTSASWIYRLHSQWLLGGFGRTLVGLTGLAWLVSLVTGLRLGLPGRHRLRQALTLKSRASFKRRIFDLHRVAGIYSLPLLLTAVLTGLHLAFPTVLTTAIGAADFGHHEAPEAEEIAGSTAVSGTPLNLAQAILMARGLFPNAAVDSVTTPRASNGLYRVDFRRPGEHHALTAVWVDPYSGQIRQARNSAHFGRGQRFVNAIRPLHNGSLLGAPGRTMAFLAGFVPFALFLTGIIHWLHKRRVEVVRYCPRLPPAWLRLWHRHGPQARGLASALIRNIVVVIAHVSSILIRRLRALWAQRQRHRTPPHG, encoded by the coding sequence ATGACCATCGACCGGCGGCGCCGTCGCCAGCACTGGCTCAGGATCCATTCGACTCTCGCCTTGAGCCTCGGGCTGTTGTTCGTCCTCATAGGTTTCACCGGCAGCCTGAACGTGGTCGGCCCCGAACTCGACCGCTGGCTCAATCCGGAACTGTCGGTGACCGCCCGCCCCGGTGCCGAACGCTCGCCGGACACGTTGATGGCGGCCGTGAAAGCCGCTCATCCCCGGCGCTTCGGCGCCTGGCGGCTGCAATTCCCGGAATCGCCCGACCGCCCGGCGATCGCCTGGTACGACAAACCGGTCGAAACCAGCGAGGAGTCGTATGCGCCGCTCATGGTCGCCCTCGATCCCTATACGGGGAAAATACTGGCGAACCGGTTCTGGGGACATACGTCCGCGAGCTGGATCTACCGCCTGCACTCCCAATGGCTGCTCGGCGGGTTCGGCCGGACGCTCGTCGGACTGACCGGATTGGCGTGGCTGGTCAGCCTGGTCACCGGCCTGAGGCTAGGGCTGCCCGGCAGGCACCGCCTGCGCCAGGCGCTGACCCTGAAATCCCGGGCGAGCTTCAAACGCAGGATTTTCGATCTCCACCGGGTTGCCGGGATTTACAGCCTGCCCCTTCTGCTGACCGCAGTCCTCACCGGCCTGCACCTGGCATTTCCCACGGTCCTGACGACCGCGATCGGCGCTGCGGACTTCGGCCATCACGAAGCGCCCGAAGCGGAAGAAATCGCCGGCTCGACCGCCGTTTCGGGCACTCCGCTGAATCTGGCCCAAGCCATATTGATGGCGCGCGGACTGTTCCCGAACGCCGCCGTCGACAGCGTGACGACGCCGCGTGCAAGCAACGGCCTGTACCGGGTGGACTTCCGCCGGCCCGGAGAGCATCACGCCCTGACCGCCGTCTGGGTGGACCCCTACAGCGGCCAGATCCGCCAGGCCCGCAACTCCGCCCATTTCGGCCGGGGGCAGCGCTTCGTCAACGCGATTCGCCCCTTGCACAACGGCAGCCTGTTGGGCGCGCCCGGCCGGACGATGGCATTTCTGGCCGGTTTCGTGCCCTTCGCACTCTTCCTGACCGGCATCATTCACTGGCTGCACAAGCGACGGGTCGAGGTAGTCCGCTATTGTCCCCGCCTCCCCCCGGCATGGCTCCGGCTTTGGCACCGCCATGGGCCGCAGGCGCGCGGCTTGGCGTCGGCTCTCATCCGCAATATCGTCGTAGTCATCGCTCACGTCTCATCTATCCTGATCCGCAGGCTGCGGGCACTTTGGGCGCAACGGCAGCGCCACCGGACACCGCCGCACGGCTGA
- a CDS encoding peroxiredoxin encodes MSVLVGKPAPDFKAAAVLGCGTIVDSYWFSKETKGKYAAIVFYPLDFTFVCPSELIALDHRVDELKKRGVEVIGVSVDSQFTHNAWRNTPVDKGGIGPVRYTLVADVSHAIAKAYDVEVEGAAVAYRGTFLIDKSGIVRHQVVNDLPLGRNMDELIRMVDALQFHEEHGEVCPAGWNKGQSGMKANPEGVAAYLSQNADKL; translated from the coding sequence ATGAGCGTTCTCGTAGGCAAACCGGCCCCGGACTTCAAGGCGGCGGCGGTCCTCGGCTGCGGCACCATCGTCGACAGCTACTGGTTCTCGAAGGAAACCAAGGGCAAGTATGCCGCCATCGTGTTCTACCCGCTGGATTTCACCTTCGTCTGTCCTTCGGAGCTGATCGCGCTGGATCACCGCGTCGATGAACTGAAGAAACGCGGCGTGGAAGTGATCGGCGTGTCCGTGGACTCCCAGTTCACCCACAATGCATGGCGCAACACCCCGGTCGACAAGGGCGGCATCGGCCCGGTCAGGTACACCCTGGTCGCCGACGTCAGCCATGCGATTGCCAAGGCTTACGACGTCGAAGTCGAAGGCGCGGCCGTGGCCTATCGCGGCACCTTCCTGATCGACAAGTCCGGCATCGTACGCCACCAGGTCGTCAACGACCTGCCGCTGGGCCGCAACATGGACGAACTGATTCGCATGGTGGACGCCCTGCAGTTCCACGAGGAGCATGGCGAAGTCTGCCCGGCAGGCTGGAACAAGGGCCAGAGCGGCATGAAGGCCAACCCGGAAGGGGTTGCCGCCTACCTGAGCCAGAACGCCGACAAGCTTTAA
- the cysK gene encoding cysteine synthase A, with protein sequence MKIANSVTDLIGNTPLVRIRRLSAGCGAEVVAKLEFFNPAHSVKDRIGAAMIDAAEQAGLLGPDTVIVEPTSGNTGIALAMVCAARGYRCVLTMPETMSKERRMLLRAYGAELILTPGPEGMGGAIRKAEELAASDPKYFMPQQFKNAANPEIHRKTTAEEIWRDTDGKVDIVVAGVGTGGTITGVGEVLKSRKPTLRCVAVEPDASPVLSGGEKGPHPIQGIGAGFVPPILNTSIYDEVIRVKSDDAFEFARRAAREEGLLVGISSGAALWAALELARRPENAGKLIVTIIPSFGERYLSTPLFADLAD encoded by the coding sequence ATGAAAATCGCCAACAGCGTCACCGATCTCATCGGCAATACCCCCTTGGTTCGAATCCGCCGGCTCAGCGCAGGCTGCGGGGCGGAGGTCGTCGCCAAGCTCGAATTTTTCAACCCGGCCCACAGCGTCAAGGACCGCATCGGTGCGGCGATGATCGACGCCGCCGAGCAGGCCGGCCTGCTCGGCCCGGACACCGTCATCGTCGAACCCACCAGCGGCAACACCGGCATCGCCCTGGCCATGGTCTGCGCCGCGCGCGGCTACCGCTGCGTTTTGACCATGCCCGAAACCATGAGCAAGGAGCGCCGCATGCTGCTGAGGGCCTACGGCGCCGAGCTGATCCTGACGCCGGGCCCGGAAGGCATGGGCGGGGCGATCCGCAAGGCCGAGGAACTGGCGGCTTCCGATCCGAAATATTTCATGCCGCAGCAGTTCAAGAACGCCGCCAATCCGGAAATCCACCGCAAGACCACGGCGGAGGAAATCTGGCGCGATACCGATGGCAAGGTCGATATCGTCGTGGCCGGCGTCGGCACCGGCGGCACGATCACCGGGGTTGGCGAGGTGCTGAAATCGCGCAAGCCTACCCTCAGGTGCGTCGCGGTGGAGCCGGATGCTTCGCCGGTGCTGTCCGGCGGCGAGAAGGGGCCGCATCCGATCCAGGGCATCGGCGCCGGCTTCGTGCCCCCGATCCTGAATACCTCGATTTACGACGAGGTCATCCGGGTGAAGAGCGACGATGCCTTCGAATTCGCCCGGCGCGCGGCCCGCGAAGAGGGGCTGCTGGTGGGCATTTCCTCGGGCGCGGCGCTGTGGGCCGCGCTGGAACTGGCGCGCCGCCCGGAAAATGCCGGGAAGCTGATCGTGACGATCATCCCCTCGTTCGGCGAGCGTTACCTCAGCACCCCGCTGTTCGCGGATCTGGCGGACTGA
- a CDS encoding MalY/PatB family protein has translation MASDFDLEIPRAGTASVKYEGRGAYFGSDDVIPLWIADMDFAAPPAITRALMERAAHPIYGYTLCPDSLYEALIAWMKKRHGWEIRREWILLSPGVVPSLHAAVMAFTQPGDPVVIQPPVYHPFFTAVTVPGRRLALNPLRLEQNRYRMDYEGLERWAAEGARLMILCSPHNPVGRVWTRDELGEVLRIAERYGMIVLSDEIHHDLVYPGFRHTPLAALADNPPHVLTAVAPSKTFNVPGLGLSALIVPDAGRRKALREVFDLFHIGAATPFGITAFEAAYREGEDWLDRLLPYLAETRDFVADFLDRHAPAIQPLPAEGTYLLWLDCRELGMSDAELKQFFVHKARVGMNPGISFGEAGSGFMRLNIGAPRLVVKEALERIADAL, from the coding sequence GTGGCTTCGGACTTCGACCTCGAAATCCCGCGCGCGGGCACCGCATCCGTCAAATACGAGGGGCGCGGCGCCTATTTCGGCAGCGACGACGTGATCCCGCTGTGGATCGCAGACATGGACTTCGCCGCGCCACCGGCGATCACGCGGGCCTTGATGGAACGCGCGGCCCATCCGATTTACGGCTACACACTCTGCCCGGACAGCCTGTACGAGGCGCTGATCGCCTGGATGAAGAAACGCCACGGCTGGGAAATCCGGCGGGAATGGATACTCCTTTCCCCCGGCGTGGTGCCCTCGCTCCATGCCGCGGTGATGGCCTTCACCCAACCCGGCGACCCCGTGGTGATCCAGCCGCCCGTGTACCATCCGTTCTTTACGGCGGTCACCGTTCCCGGCCGCCGGCTGGCGTTGAATCCATTGCGCCTGGAACAGAACCGTTACCGGATGGACTACGAGGGGCTGGAGCGCTGGGCCGCCGAGGGCGCCCGGCTCATGATCCTGTGCTCGCCGCACAATCCGGTCGGGCGGGTGTGGACACGGGACGAGCTGGGGGAAGTGCTGCGCATCGCCGAGCGCTACGGGATGATCGTGCTGTCCGACGAGATCCACCACGACCTGGTCTATCCAGGCTTCCGCCACACGCCGCTGGCCGCGCTGGCGGACAATCCTCCCCATGTCCTGACCGCGGTCGCTCCCTCCAAGACCTTCAATGTGCCGGGGCTGGGGCTGTCCGCCCTCATCGTACCGGATGCCGGCCGGCGCAAGGCCCTGCGCGAGGTCTTCGACCTCTTCCACATCGGCGCCGCGACGCCTTTCGGCATCACCGCGTTCGAAGCCGCCTACCGCGAGGGCGAAGACTGGCTGGACCGTTTGCTGCCCTATCTCGCCGAGACCCGCGACTTCGTGGCCGACTTCCTCGACCGCCACGCTCCGGCCATCCAGCCCCTTCCGGCCGAAGGCACTTACCTGCTCTGGCTGGATTGCCGCGAACTGGGAATGAGCGATGCGGAGCTGAAGCAGTTCTTCGTGCACAAGGCCCGCGTCGGCATGAACCCCGGCATCAGCTTCGGCGAGGCCGGCAGCGGGTTCATGCGCCTCAACATCGGCGCGCCGCGGCTGGTCGTCAAGGAAGCCTTGGAGCGTATCGCCGACGCGCTCTGA